A section of the Lineus longissimus chromosome 1, tnLinLong1.2, whole genome shotgun sequence genome encodes:
- the LOC135495125 gene encoding uncharacterized protein LOC135495125: MMAPTLLVLVNAIFFSLVGSLLWIICITTDGWDMVTYRRSVLQNSLTAANKSTQVFVLSHYGEEGRGYSEIKTTRYNSAGNLTSIEYKYAFDSYGGMWKTCDYLTASQRLVLRENRTSWHSKGECFHYLTEYQELMNSLKNEAKWLVRMQNSAVSCIIVVNLLIACSVMTTIYGLWHKQVAVCMVTSAMYVIAAVFCMFGLSIIHAKNSYMMEPDCYSLVYHDPITKLICPSKVVWQGWSIVIGWVAMSFFLLSFFFWSFLCRWMRQENSKHFAA, from the exons ATGATGGCACCGACCCTGCTCGTGCTTGTCAACGCCATCTTCTTCTCTCTCGTGGGAAGTCTTCTCTGGATTATCTGCATCACGACTGACGGGTGGGACATGGTGACCTACCGGCGGAGTGTCCTCCAGAACAGTCTCACAGCCGCCAACAAGTCCACCCAAGTCTTCGTCCTCTCACACTATGGCGAAGAGGGCAGGGGCTACTCAGAAATTAAGACCACGAGGTACAATTCTGCTGGGAACCTGACTAGCATAGAATACAAATATGCCTTTGATTCGTATGGGGGTATGTGGAAGACATGTGATTACTTGACTG CTTCTCAAAGACTTGTCCTCCGCGAGAATAGAACTTCCTGGCATTCTAAAGGCGAATGCTTCCATTATCTGACGGAGTATCAAGAACTCATGAACAGTCTGAAAAATGAGGCAAAATGGCTTGTTC GGATGCAAAACTCAGCTGTCTCGTGTATTATAGTGGTCAATCTGTTGATAGCCTGCTCGGTGATGACAACCATCTATGGCCTCTGGCACAAGCAAGTAGCAGTGTGTATGGTAACCTCGGCCATGTATGTTATAGCGG CTGTCTTCTGTATGTTTGGACTCAGCATAATCCACGCCAAAAATAGCTACATGATGGAACCGGATTGTTATTCATTGGTCTATCATGATCCAATCACGAAACTCATCTGTCCATCGAAAGTCGTCTGGCAAGGATGGTCGATTGTGATTGGTTGGGTCGCCATGTCATTCTTCCTCCTTTCGTTCTTTTTCTGGTCCTTCTTGTGCAGATGGATGAGACaggaaaattcaaaacattttgcGGCATGA